One genomic window of Candidatus Baltobacteraceae bacterium includes the following:
- a CDS encoding PASTA domain-containing protein, with protein MLAFFVAVLVWFGREIRDFLMPPSNTVTIPSFVGQTLADADAEVERLKLSSAVADHTISDRYPKNVIIAQRPLAGEQVRQGRQVSFIISDGIVAHLMPDLRYQSMREVSLDLSHSRLKLGKVSYVRSDVIPGDHVISQDPAPLSNVAEGDTVNLVVSKGGQAVLKVPNFVGMQIDDARALADKSGIKLGQVVWTPLGKEGPEHGAVVRQYPPANAKTVAYQPVSLQVSAGRFESGRIIRQVHVLVSVPVPENYQNGQQLDVKLTMYDATGKYDLYHAFAEPGQKLDFTVTAIGTSVVGMYVNNVLVGETRLGAEPPAVYTEKASPSPSPGAF; from the coding sequence GTGCTGGCTTTCTTCGTCGCCGTCCTAGTGTGGTTCGGCCGCGAGATCCGCGATTTCCTGATGCCGCCTTCGAACACGGTGACCATTCCGTCGTTCGTGGGTCAGACGCTGGCCGACGCCGACGCCGAGGTGGAGCGTCTGAAGCTCAGCTCGGCCGTCGCCGATCACACGATCAGCGATCGCTATCCCAAAAACGTCATTATCGCGCAGCGTCCGCTCGCCGGCGAACAGGTCCGGCAGGGACGGCAAGTTTCGTTCATCATCAGCGACGGCATCGTCGCGCACTTGATGCCGGACTTGCGGTATCAGTCGATGCGCGAGGTGAGTCTCGATCTGTCCCACTCGCGATTAAAGCTCGGGAAAGTGTCGTACGTTCGCAGCGACGTCATCCCCGGCGACCACGTCATTTCGCAGGATCCCGCGCCGCTTTCCAACGTTGCCGAGGGCGACACCGTCAATCTCGTGGTGAGTAAGGGCGGTCAGGCCGTGCTCAAGGTGCCGAACTTCGTCGGCATGCAGATCGACGACGCCCGCGCGCTCGCCGACAAGAGCGGGATCAAGCTCGGCCAAGTGGTTTGGACGCCGCTGGGGAAAGAGGGTCCGGAGCACGGCGCCGTCGTTCGCCAGTACCCGCCGGCCAACGCGAAGACGGTCGCCTATCAGCCGGTCTCGCTGCAGGTGAGTGCCGGCCGGTTCGAGTCGGGGCGTATTATCCGGCAAGTGCACGTGCTCGTGTCGGTTCCGGTGCCCGAAAACTATCAAAACGGACAGCAGCTCGACGTCAAACTCACCATGTACGATGCAACCGGAAAGTACGATCTCTATCACGCCTTCGCCGAGCCGGGGCAGAAGCTGGATTTCACCGTGACGGCCATCGGTACGTCCGTGGTGGGCATGTACGTCAACAACGTGCTCGTCGGTGAGACGCGTTTGGGCGCCGAGCCGCCCGCCGTGTACACGGAAAAAGCGTCGCCCTCGCCGTCGCCGGGAGCGTTCTGA
- the rpe gene encoding ribulose-phosphate 3-epimerase, with the protein MAALIAPSLLSADFARIADQIATVQNAGADWLHLDVMDGRFVPNITWGPKIIGDLRRLSPLVFDAHLMIVEPERYVEDFREAGCDRITFHLEATPHAPRLLTRIRELGAKAGVAICPQTPVAMLEDIIDDCDLVLVMSVNPGFGGQKFIERTFEKVRQARSLIDGRNPDCLIEVDGGVGERNARALTDAGVDVLVMGSTIFGAGDPGAELRRIRSLL; encoded by the coding sequence ATGGCCGCGCTGATCGCGCCGTCGCTGCTCTCGGCCGACTTCGCGCGCATCGCGGATCAGATCGCGACGGTGCAAAACGCCGGCGCCGACTGGCTTCACCTCGACGTCATGGACGGGCGATTCGTGCCTAACATTACTTGGGGGCCGAAGATCATCGGCGATTTGCGCAGGCTGTCGCCGCTCGTCTTCGACGCGCATCTCATGATCGTCGAGCCCGAACGGTACGTCGAGGATTTTCGCGAGGCGGGATGCGACAGGATCACGTTCCATTTAGAAGCGACGCCGCATGCGCCGCGGCTGCTCACGCGGATTCGCGAGCTGGGCGCAAAGGCGGGCGTGGCGATCTGCCCGCAGACGCCGGTCGCGATGCTCGAAGATATTATCGACGACTGCGATCTCGTACTGGTCATGAGCGTCAATCCCGGGTTCGGCGGCCAGAAGTTCATCGAGCGCACGTTTGAAAAAGTGCGTCAGGCGCGGTCGCTCATCGACGGCCGCAATCCGGACTGTTTGATCGAAGTCGACGGCGGTGTGGGCGAGCGTAACGCGCGCGCGCTGACCGACGCGGGCGTCGACGTTCTGGTCATGGGTTCGACGATCTTCGGCGCCGGCGATCCGGGCGCCGAACTGCGCCGCATCCGTTCGCTCCTCTGA
- the thiL gene encoding thiamine-phosphate kinase, with the protein MNEDALIAAIAEIASSPFDRRVNLGIGDDAALWQPSRSHRSAITSDMLVEGVDFTRDLMSLEDAGWRAMAANASDLAAMGARPVLATVSLGFAEADGRDDVLELYRGIAAAARASRLAIAGGDLSRAPALTVSIAAVGEVRASNVKLRSGARAGDVIAVTGELGASRAGLEAAKEPSLLQGDLRSRALAAFRRPEARCDEGRFLAASRNVDAMMDSSDGLSTDLDRLCAASGLGASLDEIPVAQSANAAARALGQDPQRFALAGGEDFELIVAIRPRAFKRVAAAFAARFGRTLHAVGTFRAQPGIEYLGEPLVRSGWDHFAASVTTV; encoded by the coding sequence ATGAACGAAGATGCGCTCATCGCCGCGATCGCCGAGATCGCGAGTTCGCCGTTCGACCGGCGCGTAAACCTCGGCATCGGCGACGACGCCGCGCTGTGGCAGCCGTCGCGCTCGCACCGCAGTGCGATCACCTCGGACATGCTCGTCGAGGGCGTGGATTTCACGCGCGACCTCATGTCGCTCGAAGACGCCGGCTGGCGGGCGATGGCAGCGAACGCGAGCGATCTTGCCGCGATGGGCGCGCGGCCGGTCCTCGCGACGGTGAGTTTGGGCTTTGCGGAAGCGGACGGCCGCGACGACGTTTTGGAGCTCTACCGCGGCATCGCCGCAGCGGCGCGCGCGTCGCGCCTTGCCATCGCCGGCGGCGATCTCTCACGCGCCCCCGCGTTGACCGTTTCGATCGCCGCCGTCGGGGAAGTGCGCGCGTCGAACGTTAAGCTGCGCAGCGGCGCGCGAGCGGGCGACGTCATCGCCGTGACCGGCGAGCTCGGGGCTTCGCGCGCCGGGCTGGAAGCGGCCAAGGAACCGTCGCTGCTTCAAGGCGACCTTCGATCGCGCGCGCTGGCGGCATTTCGGCGCCCCGAGGCACGCTGCGACGAAGGGCGCTTCCTTGCCGCGAGCCGAAACGTCGATGCGATGATGGACTCCTCCGACGGCTTGTCGACTGACCTCGACCGTCTTTGTGCTGCAAGCGGTTTGGGAGCGTCGCTCGACGAGATTCCCGTTGCGCAATCCGCAAACGCGGCGGCACGCGCGCTCGGCCAAGATCCGCAGCGTTTCGCGCTCGCCGGCGGTGAGGATTTCGAACTGATCGTCGCGATTCGTCCGCGCGCGTTCAAACGTGTCGCCGCGGCGTTCGCGGCGCGCTTCGGCCGCACGCTGCACGCGGTGGGAACCTTTCGCGCGCAGCCGGGAATCGAGTATCTCGGCGAGCCGCTCGTACGCAGCGGATGGGATCACTTCGCCGCATCGGTCACGACCGTATGA
- a CDS encoding bifunctional hydroxymethylpyrimidine kinase/phosphomethylpyrimidine kinase encodes MGSLRRIGHDRMNRFDDDVPSYPLIGSIQNNVGMGFLGNQAMYAVAQALGARVVHAPSMFASAHGGFTGRSSTIAEPAQFRRDVAFLVNQRPGIILVGFLPKPEHVDVVATQLRDYKGVVLLDPVIGDYKKGLFVSQETARAIREQLVPIAQIVTPNRFEAEVIVGTNRSMSEMAYLNALFDLGPEAAIIKSFERDAEKHRITTIFSNGYGYYRFIGPYLPAFSAHGVGDVFAAGVASLCSLGSSPFAAAILSTAITARAVASTTPYGGATVDPVAALEKWSPLGYHVEDDRAIRFCERSNIETQVIKPTAEDGARLKFAPPRHKIIYG; translated from the coding sequence ATGGGATCACTTCGCCGCATCGGTCACGACCGTATGAACCGCTTCGACGACGACGTTCCGTCGTATCCGCTGATCGGCAGCATCCAAAACAACGTCGGCATGGGCTTTTTGGGCAATCAAGCGATGTATGCGGTCGCACAGGCGCTCGGCGCGCGCGTCGTTCACGCGCCGTCCATGTTTGCAAGCGCGCACGGTGGCTTCACCGGCCGCTCGAGCACGATTGCCGAGCCCGCGCAGTTCCGGCGTGACGTCGCCTTTCTGGTCAATCAGCGGCCGGGAATCATTTTGGTCGGTTTTCTGCCCAAGCCGGAGCACGTCGACGTCGTCGCGACGCAGTTGCGCGACTATAAGGGCGTCGTGCTGCTCGATCCCGTCATCGGCGACTACAAGAAGGGACTCTTCGTCAGTCAAGAAACGGCACGCGCGATCAGAGAACAGCTGGTACCGATCGCGCAGATCGTGACGCCGAACCGCTTCGAAGCCGAGGTGATCGTCGGCACGAACCGCTCGATGTCCGAGATGGCGTACCTCAACGCTTTGTTCGATCTCGGCCCTGAAGCGGCGATTATCAAATCGTTCGAACGCGATGCCGAGAAGCATCGCATCACGACGATCTTCAGCAACGGCTACGGGTACTATCGCTTCATCGGCCCGTATCTGCCGGCGTTTTCGGCGCACGGCGTGGGCGACGTGTTTGCCGCCGGCGTAGCGTCGCTGTGTTCGCTCGGATCGTCGCCGTTTGCCGCCGCGATTCTCTCTACCGCGATTACCGCGCGCGCCGTCGCCTCCACCACGCCCTACGGGGGCGCCACCGTCGACCCGGTCGCGGCACTGGAGAAGTGGTCGCCGCTCGGATACCACGTGGAAGACGATCGCGCGATCCGGTTCTGCGAGCGTTCGAACATCGAAACGCAGGTCATCAAGCCGACGGCTGAGGACGGCGCGCGCCTGAAGTTCGCACCGCCTCGGCACAAGATCATTTACGGGTAG